The window TATCAACATAACAGGTGTTATTGCCTGCCATGCGAAATTCTACTCTATTATAGCAGCGCGTACAAAAAAAGCAAGAAAAATTTAAATGCTGTTACGAATCACTTAACATCGTCAGGTTTAGCGACTTTAAACTTGAGTTCGCCGGGTTTTATATAACCGAGCCGTTTTCTCGCGAGCCGCTCCTTTGTGAGTTCGTCGTTTTTTAGCATTTCGACGCGCTTCTGGAGCCGGTCACGTTCGGCTTCCAGTTCTCGGATCTCGGCGCGGTAGGCTTCTTCAGCGAGCTGCGCGTGCTGCCAATCGCCATAACCGTTCATGAATTGATCAACGCTAACGAGGAGTAATCCAACCGCAATAAGAAGTAAAATTGGACGAAGAATACGCATGAAGTGGACCTTAAAAAAAAGCGTTCTGGGACAGCACACAAGCTGTCCCTATGCAAATGTAATCGGTTAACGGAGGTTTGCCAAATTATAGAAGACATCCCTACCATCAAAAGTGGCACTCTCGCCAAGTTCTTCCTCAATACGGAGAAGCTGGTTATATTTGCAGACACGATCGGTACGCGAGAGTGAACCGGTCTTTATCTGTCCTGCGTTCGTTGCAACAACCAGATCGGAAATAGTGGTATCCTCTGTTTCACCCGACCGGTGTGAAACGACAGCTGTATAGTTGAAACGTCGGGCAAGTTCGATAGCGTCAAGCGTCTCTGTCAAGGTGCCAATCTGATTGACTTTGATCAGGATGGAGTTACCAATACCTTCCTGAATGCCGCGCTGCAAACGAGTGGTGTTGGTCACAAAGAGATCGTCCCCCACGAGTTGAACCTTATCCCCGATTGCCTCGGTCAAGTGCTTCCATCCTTCCCAATCGTTTTCGTCCATCCCGTCTTCAATGGAAACAATTGGGTATTTCTCACAGATTTCCGTGTAAAAGGCAACCATTTCTTCTGCTGATTTGGTCGGTTGTGCCTCTGCTTTCAATTCGTAGGTGCCGGTGTCACGATTGTAGAATTCACTGGAGGCGGCATCCAATGCCAAAAGAATGTCGTCCCCAGGGACGTAACTGGCACTCTCAATGGCTTCAATGATGACTGCGATTGCTTCCTCATTGGAACCCAAATCCGGTGCGAATCCGCCTTCATCGCCGACAGCGGTGTTGCAATTTCGGGCTTGCAAGACCGCCTTGAGGCTATGAAAAATCTCGGCACCCATGCGCAGTGCTTCGGCGAAACTCTTTGCCCCCGCTGGCATTATCATAAATTCTTGAATGTCAACATTGTTGTCGGCGTGAGAACCACCGTTTAAGATGTTCATCATCGGTAACGGGAGTTCTTTGGCGTTCGCGCCACCGATATAGCGATAAAGGGGTTGCCCCACTTCATCTGCAGCGGCTTTCGCGACAGCCAACGAAACGCCTAAAATAGCATTCGCACCGAGACGGCTTTTATTTTCAGTTCCGTCGAGTTCGCGCATGGCAGTGTCAATATCGTTTTGTGCAAAGACATCTTCCCCCGCGAGGGCAGCAGCGATAGTTGTGTTGACGTTCTCAACGGCTTTCTGAACACCTTTTCCCAAATATCGGTTGGTATCCTGATCACGCAATTCAACGGCTTCGTGTTCACCCGTAGATGCGCCAGAGGGAACGGCAGCGCGTCCGAATGCCCCTGATGCCAAATTAACGTCAACTTCGACTGTCGGGTTACCACGCGAGTCTAATATCTCGCGTGCGTGAATATGAATAATTTCTGACAAATCTTTTCTCCTTATGAAGTGTATCGACTGCTTTTTTAGAGGCCTTACGCAAAATCCATTCCTTTCTTGCGGGATCGGAAAACTGGAAGATTGGAAGGGTGGAAGTGTTGTGCGTAAGTCTTATTTTAGATGTACCTTCCAAACATTTGCGTCAATACTATTCCTCAATGACAGCATCTGCAAGTAGATACGCAGCTGCCAAAAAAACTAAACTACACCCGATGAGCAGTGCCAGCCAAAATCCGTTATCTAATCCGCCAGTTACCAAAAGCGAGACGGTGCATTTCGCTCCGCCCATAATAATTGGGATGACGAGAGGAAGTAAAATAACGGAAAGGAGGCTCTCGCCGCCATTCGCACCTGTGGACATACCAGCTAACAGCACACCGACAGCGCAAAAACCGAGTGTCCCGATACCAAGTACACCGGATAATTTCAATAATATACCCACCGTCACCACATCAAGCAGATCCAAAAATTGAAGTGCGATGGGGGTAATGACGATTTCCAATAGGAATAAAAAAATGACATTGCTAACGACTTTAGAGAGGTAGAGATTACTCGCATCAACGCCGGTCAGGCGTATGCCCTGCAACGCACCGTGTGAACGTTCTGCTGTGAATGAACGGTTCAAGGTGATAATCCCTGCAAAAACGAATGCCGCCCAGAGGACACTTGCAGTGAGTTTGCCACGCTCTCCCCTTTCAGGAAAAATCGGGCCAAACGCGAAAGCAAAAATGAGGACAACTAATATGCTGAAGACGAAGACTAATACAAACGTCTCTTTTGAACGGAATTGAAGCCCAAGGTCTTTGCGAATCAACGCGCCAATTTGACGAAGTGCCTTCATGTTTGTCTCAATTTTTTGCCAGCCATCAAGTGTTAGTAGCCAAAAGACGTTTTACGGCACAAGAACCCAACAGTTAAGAGCTTAACCTCTCTTCATACATAAACAGCAACGTCTCTGCTGTAATTTCATCTTTCTGCGCGACTTCCTCCAGTTCTCCCTTTATCATAAAGAAGAACCTTGTGCCTGCGAGATAGCCCAGCTCTGTATTATGTGTTGTGATGACAATACCTTTGCCGTTTTGTTGTTCTTGTGCAATGCGCTCCAGAGCAAACTGCTTGGCAGAAGCATCCAATCCAGAGAAGGGTTCGTCGAGTAATAAAACTGAAGGTTGATGGAGAAGTGCTCTGGCAATCATAAAACGCTGCGTCATGCCCCGTGAGAAGATGTGCAGAGGCTCATGGGCAAAGTGTTGCAAGCCGACTTCCGTGAGGAGCGTCATACAGCGGTGTTCTAACTGTTTAACGCCGTACATCCGTCCAAAAAACTTGAGATTCTCGTAAGGACTGAACACCGGATAAGCGAGATTTTCATGAATAAGGACACCCAATCCGTTACGCACGTCCGAGTAATTTGCGATTGCATCCGCGCCTTCAATCTCAAGTTTCCCGGATGTCGGCTTCAGGAGTGTCGCGAGAATTTTGATGAGCGTTGTTTTACCAGCACCATTAGGACCGAAAATTGTAACCACTTCGCCCGGATTAACCGAAAGCGTGGCATCTTTGACGATCGCGCGATTTCCAAAGTCTTTGGTGAGTTGGGAAGCACGAAGGCGCATGGTGTGAGAGATTCCGGACCGGCTGGAAAAGTGGAAGTCCTTCCAACCCTCTATCTTTCCATTTGGAAGGGTGGAAGGGTGGAAGATTGCGGGGCTTCCATCCTTCCATCTTTCTTCTACTT is drawn from Candidatus Poribacteria bacterium and contains these coding sequences:
- a CDS encoding septum formation initiator family protein, producing the protein MRILRPILLLIAVGLLLVSVDQFMNGYGDWQHAQLAEEAYRAEIRELEAERDRLQKRVEMLKNDELTKERLARKRLGYIKPGELKFKVAKPDDVK
- the eno gene encoding phosphopyruvate hydratase, with the protein product MSEIIHIHAREILDSRGNPTVEVDVNLASGAFGRAAVPSGASTGEHEAVELRDQDTNRYLGKGVQKAVENVNTTIAAALAGEDVFAQNDIDTAMRELDGTENKSRLGANAILGVSLAVAKAAADEVGQPLYRYIGGANAKELPLPMMNILNGGSHADNNVDIQEFMIMPAGAKSFAEALRMGAEIFHSLKAVLQARNCNTAVGDEGGFAPDLGSNEEAIAVIIEAIESASYVPGDDILLALDAASSEFYNRDTGTYELKAEAQPTKSAEEMVAFYTEICEKYPIVSIEDGMDENDWEGWKHLTEAIGDKVQLVGDDLFVTNTTRLQRGIQEGIGNSILIKVNQIGTLTETLDAIELARRFNYTAVVSHRSGETEDTTISDLVVATNAGQIKTGSLSRTDRVCKYNQLLRIEEELGESATFDGRDVFYNLANLR
- a CDS encoding heme exporter protein CcmB → MKALRQIGALIRKDLGLQFRSKETFVLVFVFSILVVLIFAFAFGPIFPERGERGKLTASVLWAAFVFAGIITLNRSFTAERSHGALQGIRLTGVDASNLYLSKVVSNVIFLFLLEIVITPIALQFLDLLDVVTVGILLKLSGVLGIGTLGFCAVGVLLAGMSTGANGGESLLSVILLPLVIPIIMGGAKCTVSLLVTGGLDNGFWLALLIGCSLVFLAAAYLLADAVIEE
- a CDS encoding ABC transporter ATP-binding protein, with protein sequence MRLRASQLTKDFGNRAIVKDATLSVNPGEVVTIFGPNGAGKTTLIKILATLLKPTSGKLEIEGADAIANYSDVRNGLGVLIHENLAYPVFSPYENLKFFGRMYGVKQLEHRCMTLLTEVGLQHFAHEPLHIFSRGMTQRFMIARALLHQPSVLLLDEPFSGLDASAKQFALERIAQEQQNGKGIVITTHNTELGYLAGTRFFFMIKGELEEVAQKDEITAETLLFMYEERLSS